One region of Parambassis ranga chromosome 12, fParRan2.1, whole genome shotgun sequence genomic DNA includes:
- the oacyl gene encoding O-acyltransferase like protein: MNDTNTFLWEINQDKPKEYAVHMYDAFGKMGSNVEGGNTNEPGLLQQCRSTRGPGFTGQYCQVFLRQGTVQYFVGVCVPDSCREEEVQILVLSGRLQFHQLSLIPPLPPILVNQSTQEMIMTYCLPTSVSPDAADVTCLVVCCAMIALPLAATLITAIMRWQRNREVSPTLELCHINTDQDLYGTLKSNGSSNSEVSASEGEYSSRPTQLCVPRSCLYGCLQAFSLQTTSKGVFSTSSTIPGGHSSLHGIRVLSLLWIICGHSAQFPVINNLDNYKNWKKTVESSPLYVLTISGPVFLAVDTFLLLGGLLSARSLLGIIDKAEGKLSPSLVANYLFKRIKRIQPLHLFVMCLTIGLMSVVQWGPYWFPFVDTMMDCKTYWWANLLLISNLLPIHEICIPWTWYLSLDFQCYATTPLLVYLYKLKQGVFVVVSGGLLLVTSVASAVITALMKLPVFQPSTMTSENYVLYYYVKPYTRYGPFLIGILVGIHLTTKKDQLLKKRWQAALGWFCSLALMAVVIVLAYVLRETPACPSVPHALYQALHREVWALAVTWIILACEEGYGGFIQTLLSLSFWVPLSNISFACYLTHPIFIIIYIGLQETPIHYTDINFMYMFLGHLVLTLVVSCMLTVLVEKPYLLVKWNT; this comes from the exons ATGAATGACACCAACACTTTCCTTTGGGAAATTAACCAGGACAAGCCAAAGGAATACGCTgttcaca TGTATGATGCATTTGGAAAGATGGGCAGCAATGTTGAAGGAGGTAACACTAATGAGCCCGGCCTGCTGCAGCAGTGCCGCTCCACCCGCGGCCCAGGCTTTACCGGACAGTACTGCCAGGTGTTCCTCAGGCAG GGAACAGTCCAGTACTTTGTTGGTGTTTGTGTTCCTGAttcctgcagggaggaggaggtgcaaaTTTTGGTGCTGTCTG GCAGACTTCAGTTTCACCAGTTGTCCCTTATTCCTCCTTTACCTCCCATCCTGGTCAACCAGTCCACTCAGGAGATGATCATGACTTACTGTTTGCCCACCTCAGTCTCTCCTGATGCCGCTGATGTCACCTGCCT ggtTGTGTGTTGTGCTATGATAGCACTTCCTCTTGCAGCCACCTTGATTACAGCTATAATGAGGTGGCAAAGAAACAGAGAGGTCAGCCCTACATTGGAGTTGTGCCATATAAACACAGACCAGGACCTGTATGGGACCCTGAAGAGCAACGGCTCATCTAACAGTGAAGTTAGCGCCTCAGAAGGTGAAT ACAGCAGCAGACCCACACAACTGTGTGTTCCTCGAAGTTGCCTGTATGGGTGCCTCCAGGCGTTCTCTCTACAGACGACCAGCAAGGGTGTCTTCAGCACCTCTTCAACTATTCCAGGAGGCCACTCCTCTCTGCATGGCATCCGTGTCCTCAGCCTCTTATGGATCATATGTGGCCACTCTGCACAGTTTCCTGTCATTAATAACCTCG ATAACTacaaaaactggaaaaaaacagtggaGAGCAGCCCTCTATATGTGCTTACCATCAGCGGACCTGTTTTTCTGGCTGTAGACACCTTCTTACTACTGGG GGGTCTACTTAGTGCCAGGTCCCTGCTAGGCATCATCGACAAGGCTGAAGGCAAACTGAGCCCAAGTTTGGTGGCAAACTATCTCTTTAAGAGGATCAAAAG gATTCAACCACTACATCTGTTTGTTATGTGTCTTACCATCGGCCTCATGTCTGTGGTCCAGTGGGGACCCTATTGGTTCCCCTTTGTAGACACAATGATGGACTGCAAGACATACTGGTGGGCAAATTTACTGTTAATTAGTAATCTGCTCCCCATCCATGAGATT TGTATTCCATGGACGTGGTACCTGTCTCTAGACTTCCAGTGTTACGCCACCACTCCTTTGTTGGTCTATTTGTACAAACT AAAAcagggtgtgtttgtggttgtgtcAGGAGGCCTCCTGCTGGTAACATCTGTGGCCAGCGCTGTTATAACTGCACTCATGAAGCTCCCAGTCTTTCAGCCTTCTACAAT GACATCTGAAAATTATGTGTTGTATTACTATGTGAAACCCTACACAAGATACGGCCCTTTTCTAATAGGGATCTTGGTTGGAATACATCTGACAACAAAGAAAGATCAGCTGCTGAAGAAAAGG TGGCAGGCAGCACTTGGTTGGTTCTGCAGTCTTGCACTCATGGCTGTGGTGATTGTACTGGCCTACGTCCTCAGGGAGACTCCAGCCTGTCCATCTGTACCACATGCCCTGTATCAGGCGCTGCACAGGGAAGTCTGGGCTCTGGCTGTGACCTGGATCATTCTTGCCTGTGAGGAGGGATATGGAG GGTTCATCCAAACCCTCCTGTCGTTGAGTTTCTGGGTTCCTCTTTCCAACATTAGCTTCGCCTGCTATTTAACACATCctatcttcatcatcatctacaTAGGCTTGCAAGAGACACCGATACACTACACAGACATCAATTTC ATGTACATGTTCCTTGGGCACCTGGTGCTGACGTTGGTGGTGAGCTGTATGCTCACTGTGTTGGTGGAGAAGCCCTATCTGCTCGTAAAATGGAACACATAG
- the znf532 gene encoding zinc finger protein 532 isoform X1 → MGDMKTPDFDDLLAAFDIPDMVDPKAAIESGHQDDHDRQLRQPGGGVTASEDEAHNHSAAHDVGVSVIVKNTRNMNTTEHISGKDFHSHPQHHSAGNGLCNGILPTASTGTHYAKNGWKAPREEGQKVNNPISTFNQFSPISSAEEFDDDDKIEVDGPMEKQEDQTFFKPVTKTEGRNPKSPAVDSVSKASTNHKPDHSSHNNSNNGAVIGCKPNDHPPSFSPEKEIKKMVPKSQSQDCREKEQSSGHVNVSSPPKAKSCTKLSSCIAAIAALSAKKVNPAELDALDSPTAQKQSSKNLRAPEKPRDSFLGSAKRLQTRQPDSPNSITSVGSSSKGSPASNTDTTPVIPKVRIKTIKTSSGQIKRTVTRVLPEFDSEGLRKDENSSSVLSATSAIFASKTRSSLPTTVVATTGGPSIEITKQMTIKPVATAFLPVSAVKTAGSQVINLKLANNTTVKATVIPAASVQSASSAILKAANAIQQQTVVVPASSLANAKLVPKTVHLSNLNLLPQTVSSAACDLQQALSSSKRQQTQVKQQTGLAGQGSKKVSRVQVFTSSQSSVVDAFNKVLSSMNPVPVYVPNLSPPTSACITLPSRGYKCLECGDSFALEKSLAQHYERRSVRIEVTCNHCAKSLVFYNKCSLLSHARGHKDKGVVMQCSHLILKPIPADQMISTSTTSGSQNVTTSQAQAPTGPTQGKAAAAAGGTQTTVISAPHSNLLVAAMPLEDDASKLCRHSLKCLECNEMFQDDSSLAMHYQQALESSGQKTCTICQMLLPNQCSFLSHQRIHQHKSPYICPECGASCRSVHFQSHVTKNCLHYTRRVGYRCVHCSVIFADVATLKSHIQSSHCEIFYKCPLCPMAFKSAPGTHSHAYTQHPGVKAGEPKVIYKCSMCDTVFTLQSLLYTHFDQHVVNHKVSVFKCPDCSMHYAQKQLMLDHIKTIHGTLKTIEGPPNLGSNLPLSTKPTNSNSTNSGNNKDGGNVVNGQDKAEKKPSPSLLRKTNSKCTADFKSPASSGYTCGDCGGIITSRELYVAHMRREHGKILKKHPCRQCDKSFSSSHSLCRHNRLKHKGLRKVYTCPHCPTISQPFTKKVLLDQHIKLMHGVTDAGGKSITLNNVEDVPDKTTVSPKRKPEEDEGSPGLTCRISNPQPLKRLKVNILKVHKCAVCCFTTENIAAFHEHIPQHKSDGSSYQCQECGLCYTSPRSLARHLFIVHRLKEPQGLGRYNRQGKEEDEESQRENQLDVTDENSDGMPNTKCKVCGKIFETEGNLNTHMRTHGMAFIKSKRLNKTEK, encoded by the exons ATGGGAGATATGAAGACGCCAGACTTTGATGACCTGCTGGCAGCCTTCGACATCCCCGACATGGTGGATCCTAAAGCCGCTATTGAATCTGGCCACCAAGATGACCATGACAGACAACTCAGGCAACCCGGTGGTGGGGTGACTGCCAGCGAAGATGAAGCCCACAACCACTCAGCAGCCCATGACGTTGGTGTTAGTGTCATAGTTAAGAACACACGGAACATGAACACTACTGAACACATATCAGGGAAGGATTTCCATTCCCATCCTCAACATCATTCTGCTGGCAATGGACTTTGTAATGGTATCTTGCCTACAGCATCAACAGGTACACATTACGCCAAGAATGGATGGAAAGCTCCCAGAGAGGAAGGACAAAAAGTCAACAATCCAATATCTACATTTAATCAGTTCAGCCCGATCTCCAGTGCTGAAgagtttgatgatgatgataaaataGAGGTAGATGGTCCCATGGAGAAACAGGAAgatcaaactttttttaagCCTGTTACTAAGACAGAGGGGCGGAATCCCAAATCTCCAGCTGTGGACAGTGTTTCTAAGGCCAGTACAAATCATAAACCTGATCACAGCAGCCACAACAATAGCAACAATGGTGCTGTCATAGGTTGTAAGCCAAACGATCACCCTCCGTCATTTTCTCCTGAGAAGGAAATCAAGAAAATGGTCCCCAAATCTCAAAGTCAAGACTGCAGGGAAAAGGAGCAATCATCTGGACATGTTAATGTGTCCAGTCCTCCCAAAGCCAAGTCTTGTACAAAACTTTCCTCTTGTATAGCAGCCATAGCAGCTCTCAGTGCCAAAAAGGTTAATCCAGCAGAGCTTGATGCTTTGGATTCACCAACGGCACAGAAACAATCCAGTAAAAACCTGAGAGCACCAGAGAAGCCACGGGACTCATTCCTAGGGTCTGCAAAGAGGCTGCAAACAAGACAACCAGACAGCCCCAACAGCATCACCAGtgtgggcagcagcagcaaaggttCTCCTGCCTCAAATACAGACACCACCCCAGTCATCCCAAAGGTCAGGATTAAAACAATCAAAACCTCTTCTGGCCAGATTAAACGTACTGTCACTCGAGTCCTTCCAGAGTTTGATTCTGAGGGTCTCAGAAAGGATGAGAATAGCTCATCTGTCCTGTCAGCCACCAGTGCAATTTTTGCATCCAAGACAAGGTCCTCTCTACCAACAACAGTAGTAGCCACTACTGGAGGCCCTTCAATTGAAATAACTAAACAAATGACTATTAAGCCTGTGGCAACAGCTTTTCTGCCGGTCTCAGCAGTCAAGACAGCCGGTTCGCAAGTTATCAACCTTAAGCTGGCTAATAACACTACAGTCAAAGCAACAGTCAtccctgctgcatcagtgcaaAGTGCCAGCAGTGCCATCCTGAAAGCTGCTAATGCTATCCAGCAGCAGACTGTCGTGGTTCCTGCCTCCAGTTTGGCTAATGCCAAACTTGTGCCAAAGACAGTACATCTTAGTAACCTCAATCTTCTGCCTCAGACAGTGTCCTCAGCTGCCTGTGATCTTCAGCAAGCCCTGTCCTCCTCCAAACGCCAACAGACTCAAGTCAAACAGCAAACAGGTCTTGCTGGACAAGGTTCAAAGAAAGTCTCTAGGGTTCAGGTGTTCACTAGCTCTCAAAGCTCTGTGGTGGATGCCTTTAATAAAGTCCTGAGCAGCATGAACCCTGTCCCTGTGTACGTCCCAAACCTTTCCCCACCAACTTCAGCCTGCATTACTCTACCCTCACGTGGCTACAAGTGCCTGGAGTGTGGAGATTCATTTGCTCTTGAGAAGAGCCTGGCGCAGCACTATGAACGTCGCAGTGTGCGGATTGAGGTCACCTGCAACCACTGTGCCAAAAGCCTGGTGTTCTACAACAAATGTAGCCTTTTGTCTCATGCTAGGGGCCACAAGGACAAAGGGGTGGTCATGCAGTGCTCACACCTCATCCTAAAACCCATCCCTGCAGATCAGATGATTAGTACATCAACTACATCAGGATCGCAAAACGTCACTACCTCACAGGCGCAGGCACCCACAGGTCCGACCCAagggaaagctgcagctgctgctggtgggacCCAGACTACAGTGATATCAGCTCCACACAGTAATCTACTTGTGGCAGCCATGCCACTGGAGGATGATGCGTCAAAGCTCTGCAGGCACAGCCTCAAATGCTTGGAGTGTAATGAAATGTTCCAAGACGACAGCTCGCTAGCCATGCACTATCAGCAGGCACTGGAGTCCAGTGGTCAG AAAACATGCACCATTTGCCAAATGCTTCTACCAAATcagtgcagctttctgtcaCACCAGCGAATTCACCAGCACAAGTCTCCTTACATCTGCCCTGAGTGTGGTGCCAGTTGCCGTTCTGTCCACTTCCAGTCGCACGTCACCAAGAACTGCCTGCACTACACGCGCAGAGTCGGCTACCG GTGTGTCCACTGTAGCGTGATCTTTGCTGACGTTGCTACCCTAAAGTCCCACATTCAGAGTTCCCATTGTGAGATCTTCTATAAATGTCCTCTTTGCCCCATGGCCTTCAAGTCTGCGCCCGGAACACACTCGCATGCGTACACCCAGCATCCAGGAGTGAAGGCAGGAGAGCCCAA ggTGATCTATAAATGTTCCATGTGTGACACCGTGTTCACTTTGCAATCCCTGCTCTACACTCACTTTGATCAGCACGTCGTCAATCATAAAGTTTCCGTGTTTAAATGCCCTGACTGCTCCATGCACTATGCACAGAAACAGCTCATGTTGGACCACATCAAG ACCATCCATGGAACCCTGAAAACCATAGAGGGTCCACCAAATTTGGGTAGCAACCTTCCTCTCAGCACAAAGCCCACTAATTCCAATAGCACCAACAGTGGTAAtaacaaagatggaggaaatgTTGTCAATGGTCAAGACAAGGCAGAAAAGAAGCCTTCACCTTCACTACTTAGAAAAACCAACAGTAAATGTACAGCAGACTTTAAGAGCCCTGCCAGCTCAGGATACACATGTGGAGACTGCGGTGGCATCATTACTTCCAGGGAGCTCTATGTGGCGCACATGAGGCGAGAACATGGAAAG ATACTGAAAAAGCACCCATGTCGACAGTGTGACAAGTCTTTCAGCTCCTCTCACAGTCTTTGCAGACACAACCGCCTCAAACACAAGGGACTGCGGAAAGTCTACACCTGCCC GCACTGTCCAACCATCAGTCAGCCCTTCACTAAAAAAGTGCTGCTGGACCAGCACATTAAGCTGATGCATGGAGTTACAGACGCAGGAGGAAAAAGCATTACCCTTAATAATGTGGAGGATGTACCTGACAAAACG ACCGTCAGCCCTAAAAGGAAGccagaggaagatgagggtTCTCCGGGCTTGACCTGCAGGATCTCCAACCCACAGCCATTAAAGAGGCTCAAGGTGAACATCCTCAAAGTTCACAAGTGTGCTGTATGCTGCTTCACCACTGAGAACATCGCTGCTTTTCACGAGCACATTCCCCAGCACAAGTCTGACGGCTCATCCTACCAGTGTCAGGAGTGCGGTCTATGCTACACCTCCCCCCGCTCACTGGCCAGACACCTCTTCATCGTCCATCGGCTAAAGGAGCCTCAAGGTCTCGGGCGATACAACAGACagggaaaggaggaggatgaggagagtcAAAGGGAGAACCAGCTGGACGTTACAGACGAGAACAGTGACGGGATGCCGAATACCAAATGCAAAGTGTGTGGGAAGATATTTGAAACAGAAGGGAACCTGAACACTCACATGAGGACACATGGCATGGCATTCATAAAGTCAAAGAGGCTGAACAAGACAGAGAAATAA
- the znf532 gene encoding zinc finger protein 532 isoform X2, whose protein sequence is MGDMKTPDFDDLLAAFDIPDMVDPKAAIESGHQDDHDRQLRQPGGGVTASEDEAHNHSAAHDVGVSVIVKNTRNMNTTEHISGKDFHSHPQHHSAGNGLCNGILPTASTGTHYAKNGWKAPREEGQKVNNPISTFNQFSPISSAEEFDDDDKIEVDGPMEKQEDQTFFKPVTKTEGRNPKSPAVDSVSKASTNHKPDHSSHNNSNNGAVIGCKPNDHPPSFSPEKEIKKMVPKSQSQDCREKEQSSGHVNVSSPPKAKSCTKLSSCIAAIAALSAKKVNPAELDALDSPTAQKQSSKNLRAPEKPRDSFLGSAKRLQTRQPDSPNSITSVGSSSKGSPASNTDTTPVIPKVRIKTIKTSSGQIKRTVTRVLPEFDSEGLRKDENSSSVLSATSAIFASKTRSSLPTTVVATTGGPSIEITKQMTIKPVATAFLPVSAVKTAGSQVINLKLANNTTVKATVIPAASVQSASSAILKAANAIQQQTVVVPASSLANAKLVPKTVHLSNLNLLPQTVSSAACDLQQALSSSKRQQTQVKQQTGLAGQGSKKVSRVQVFTSSQSSVVDAFNKVLSSMNPVPVYVPNLSPPTSACITLPSRGYKCLECGDSFALEKSLAQHYERRSVRIEVTCNHCAKSLVFYNKCSLLSHARGHKDKGVVMQCSHLILKPIPADQMISTSTTSGSQNVTTSQAQAPTGPTQGKAAAAAGGTQTTVISAPHSNLLVAAMPLEDDASKLCRHSLKCLECNEMFQDDSSLAMHYQQALESSGQKTCTICQMLLPNQCSFLSHQRIHQHKSPYICPECGASCRSVHFQSHVTKNCLHYTRRVGYRCVHCSVIFADVATLKSHIQSSHCEIFYKCPLCPMAFKSAPGTHSHAYTQHPGVKAGEPKVIYKCSMCDTVFTLQSLLYTHFDQHVVNHKVSVFKCPDCSMHYAQKQLMLDHIKILKKHPCRQCDKSFSSSHSLCRHNRLKHKGLRKVYTCPHCPTISQPFTKKVLLDQHIKLMHGVTDAGGKSITLNNVEDVPDKTTVSPKRKPEEDEGSPGLTCRISNPQPLKRLKVNILKVHKCAVCCFTTENIAAFHEHIPQHKSDGSSYQCQECGLCYTSPRSLARHLFIVHRLKEPQGLGRYNRQGKEEDEESQRENQLDVTDENSDGMPNTKCKVCGKIFETEGNLNTHMRTHGMAFIKSKRLNKTEK, encoded by the exons ATGGGAGATATGAAGACGCCAGACTTTGATGACCTGCTGGCAGCCTTCGACATCCCCGACATGGTGGATCCTAAAGCCGCTATTGAATCTGGCCACCAAGATGACCATGACAGACAACTCAGGCAACCCGGTGGTGGGGTGACTGCCAGCGAAGATGAAGCCCACAACCACTCAGCAGCCCATGACGTTGGTGTTAGTGTCATAGTTAAGAACACACGGAACATGAACACTACTGAACACATATCAGGGAAGGATTTCCATTCCCATCCTCAACATCATTCTGCTGGCAATGGACTTTGTAATGGTATCTTGCCTACAGCATCAACAGGTACACATTACGCCAAGAATGGATGGAAAGCTCCCAGAGAGGAAGGACAAAAAGTCAACAATCCAATATCTACATTTAATCAGTTCAGCCCGATCTCCAGTGCTGAAgagtttgatgatgatgataaaataGAGGTAGATGGTCCCATGGAGAAACAGGAAgatcaaactttttttaagCCTGTTACTAAGACAGAGGGGCGGAATCCCAAATCTCCAGCTGTGGACAGTGTTTCTAAGGCCAGTACAAATCATAAACCTGATCACAGCAGCCACAACAATAGCAACAATGGTGCTGTCATAGGTTGTAAGCCAAACGATCACCCTCCGTCATTTTCTCCTGAGAAGGAAATCAAGAAAATGGTCCCCAAATCTCAAAGTCAAGACTGCAGGGAAAAGGAGCAATCATCTGGACATGTTAATGTGTCCAGTCCTCCCAAAGCCAAGTCTTGTACAAAACTTTCCTCTTGTATAGCAGCCATAGCAGCTCTCAGTGCCAAAAAGGTTAATCCAGCAGAGCTTGATGCTTTGGATTCACCAACGGCACAGAAACAATCCAGTAAAAACCTGAGAGCACCAGAGAAGCCACGGGACTCATTCCTAGGGTCTGCAAAGAGGCTGCAAACAAGACAACCAGACAGCCCCAACAGCATCACCAGtgtgggcagcagcagcaaaggttCTCCTGCCTCAAATACAGACACCACCCCAGTCATCCCAAAGGTCAGGATTAAAACAATCAAAACCTCTTCTGGCCAGATTAAACGTACTGTCACTCGAGTCCTTCCAGAGTTTGATTCTGAGGGTCTCAGAAAGGATGAGAATAGCTCATCTGTCCTGTCAGCCACCAGTGCAATTTTTGCATCCAAGACAAGGTCCTCTCTACCAACAACAGTAGTAGCCACTACTGGAGGCCCTTCAATTGAAATAACTAAACAAATGACTATTAAGCCTGTGGCAACAGCTTTTCTGCCGGTCTCAGCAGTCAAGACAGCCGGTTCGCAAGTTATCAACCTTAAGCTGGCTAATAACACTACAGTCAAAGCAACAGTCAtccctgctgcatcagtgcaaAGTGCCAGCAGTGCCATCCTGAAAGCTGCTAATGCTATCCAGCAGCAGACTGTCGTGGTTCCTGCCTCCAGTTTGGCTAATGCCAAACTTGTGCCAAAGACAGTACATCTTAGTAACCTCAATCTTCTGCCTCAGACAGTGTCCTCAGCTGCCTGTGATCTTCAGCAAGCCCTGTCCTCCTCCAAACGCCAACAGACTCAAGTCAAACAGCAAACAGGTCTTGCTGGACAAGGTTCAAAGAAAGTCTCTAGGGTTCAGGTGTTCACTAGCTCTCAAAGCTCTGTGGTGGATGCCTTTAATAAAGTCCTGAGCAGCATGAACCCTGTCCCTGTGTACGTCCCAAACCTTTCCCCACCAACTTCAGCCTGCATTACTCTACCCTCACGTGGCTACAAGTGCCTGGAGTGTGGAGATTCATTTGCTCTTGAGAAGAGCCTGGCGCAGCACTATGAACGTCGCAGTGTGCGGATTGAGGTCACCTGCAACCACTGTGCCAAAAGCCTGGTGTTCTACAACAAATGTAGCCTTTTGTCTCATGCTAGGGGCCACAAGGACAAAGGGGTGGTCATGCAGTGCTCACACCTCATCCTAAAACCCATCCCTGCAGATCAGATGATTAGTACATCAACTACATCAGGATCGCAAAACGTCACTACCTCACAGGCGCAGGCACCCACAGGTCCGACCCAagggaaagctgcagctgctgctggtgggacCCAGACTACAGTGATATCAGCTCCACACAGTAATCTACTTGTGGCAGCCATGCCACTGGAGGATGATGCGTCAAAGCTCTGCAGGCACAGCCTCAAATGCTTGGAGTGTAATGAAATGTTCCAAGACGACAGCTCGCTAGCCATGCACTATCAGCAGGCACTGGAGTCCAGTGGTCAG AAAACATGCACCATTTGCCAAATGCTTCTACCAAATcagtgcagctttctgtcaCACCAGCGAATTCACCAGCACAAGTCTCCTTACATCTGCCCTGAGTGTGGTGCCAGTTGCCGTTCTGTCCACTTCCAGTCGCACGTCACCAAGAACTGCCTGCACTACACGCGCAGAGTCGGCTACCG GTGTGTCCACTGTAGCGTGATCTTTGCTGACGTTGCTACCCTAAAGTCCCACATTCAGAGTTCCCATTGTGAGATCTTCTATAAATGTCCTCTTTGCCCCATGGCCTTCAAGTCTGCGCCCGGAACACACTCGCATGCGTACACCCAGCATCCAGGAGTGAAGGCAGGAGAGCCCAA ggTGATCTATAAATGTTCCATGTGTGACACCGTGTTCACTTTGCAATCCCTGCTCTACACTCACTTTGATCAGCACGTCGTCAATCATAAAGTTTCCGTGTTTAAATGCCCTGACTGCTCCATGCACTATGCACAGAAACAGCTCATGTTGGACCACATCAAG ATACTGAAAAAGCACCCATGTCGACAGTGTGACAAGTCTTTCAGCTCCTCTCACAGTCTTTGCAGACACAACCGCCTCAAACACAAGGGACTGCGGAAAGTCTACACCTGCCC GCACTGTCCAACCATCAGTCAGCCCTTCACTAAAAAAGTGCTGCTGGACCAGCACATTAAGCTGATGCATGGAGTTACAGACGCAGGAGGAAAAAGCATTACCCTTAATAATGTGGAGGATGTACCTGACAAAACG ACCGTCAGCCCTAAAAGGAAGccagaggaagatgagggtTCTCCGGGCTTGACCTGCAGGATCTCCAACCCACAGCCATTAAAGAGGCTCAAGGTGAACATCCTCAAAGTTCACAAGTGTGCTGTATGCTGCTTCACCACTGAGAACATCGCTGCTTTTCACGAGCACATTCCCCAGCACAAGTCTGACGGCTCATCCTACCAGTGTCAGGAGTGCGGTCTATGCTACACCTCCCCCCGCTCACTGGCCAGACACCTCTTCATCGTCCATCGGCTAAAGGAGCCTCAAGGTCTCGGGCGATACAACAGACagggaaaggaggaggatgaggagagtcAAAGGGAGAACCAGCTGGACGTTACAGACGAGAACAGTGACGGGATGCCGAATACCAAATGCAAAGTGTGTGGGAAGATATTTGAAACAGAAGGGAACCTGAACACTCACATGAGGACACATGGCATGGCATTCATAAAGTCAAAGAGGCTGAACAAGACAGAGAAATAA